In Stomoxys calcitrans chromosome 2, idStoCalc2.1, whole genome shotgun sequence, the following proteins share a genomic window:
- the LOC106087260 gene encoding dynein assembly factor with WDR repeat domains 1 isoform X4 encodes MGCEQQTEKRALSLIQLRIESWNSCVKVYIFHSFSPQGIALNFQYANGEEYLQHIDLLDLNSNSNPNDVARNLLRRDHDNKSQQQGQQQTPPLGRSQQKLEKEAEEQTCGTLSKRKTYSRSNSSSSASANGKEPSNANTDTVNGVLRKAIAKLQRKLQEPTKKKFYLHTRLDTHILPLTNVAFERSGERCLTGSYDRTCRIINTHNGNVEHVLAEHDNVVFSVAFNFPKCDRIVTGSFDNTAKIWCPSSGQCRSTLVGHTAEIVAAEFQPINNESICTASMDGTARLFHVESTQEIQTLTHHGAEVINCRFSRDGNMLLTGSFDRTAAIWDIRSKSLVTQLRGHTAELSNAIWNFSGDLIATGSLDSTARVWDIRKSNEPLFIITEHTDEILDVNFDCSGRRLATASNDCTARVWSLKGDLEMISVMVGHTEEVSKVCMFVCSL; translated from the exons atgggctgtgAACAACAAACAGAAAAACGAGCCTTGTCTTTAATTCAATTACGAATCGAAAGTTGGAATTCATGTGTAAAAGTGTACATCTTCCATTCTTTCTCTCCCCAAGGAATTGCCTTAAATTTTCAATACGCCAATGGCGAGGAGTATTTGCAACATATTGACTTATTGGATTTGAATTCCAA CTCCAATCCAAATGATGTGGCACGTAATCTACTTCGAAGAGACCATGACAATAAAAGTCAACAACAAGGACAACAGCAAACACCCCCATTAGGACGAAGCCAGCAGAAGCTTGAAAAAGAAGCAGAAGAGCAAACATGTGGCACATTAAGCAAACGTAAAACCTATTCTAGAAGCAACTCATCTTCATCTGCATCAGCCAATGGCAAAGAGCCTAGCAATGCCAATACAGATACTGTCAATGGTGTCCTGCGGAAAGCCATTGCTAAGCTGCAACGTAAACTGCAAGAGCCCACAAAGAAAAAATTCTATCTGCACACGCGACTCGACACGCACATCCTGCCATTGACTAATGTGGCATTCGAACGAAGCGGAGAACGTTGCCTAACCGGAAGCTATGACAGAACGTGTCGCATCATCAACACGCACAATGGAAATGTCGAACATGTGCTTGCCGAGCATGATAATGTTGTCTTTTCGGTCGCCTTCAATTTTCCTAAATG CGATCGTATTGTCACCGGGTCCTTTGATAACACTGCCAAAATTTGGTGCCCTTCGTCAGGTCAATGTCGCAGCACTTTAGTTGGCCATACTGCCGAAATAGTAGCAGCCGAATTTCAACCTATTAACAATGAGTCGATATGCACAGCATCGATGGATGGCACAGCTCGATTATTTCATGTTGAATCGACGCAGGAAATCCAAACATTAACACACCATGGTGCAGAGGTGATAAACTGTCGATTTAGTAGAGATGGCAACATGTTGTTGACGGGATCGTTCGATAGAACTGCCGCAATTTGGGATATAAGAAGCAAAAG TTTGGTAACTCAATTACGTGGCCAtacagccgaacttagcaatgCCATTTGGAATTTCTCCGGCGATTTAATAGCCACTGGTTCCTTGGATAGCACTGCCCGGGTTTGGGATATAAGAAAGAGTAATGAGCCACTTTTTATCATCACCGAACATaccgatgaaattttggatgtaaaTTTCGATTGTAGTGGACGTCGTTTGGCCACAGCCAGCAATGATTGTACAGCGCGGGTATGGAGTTTAAAGGGAGATCTGGAAATGATATCGGTTATGGTGGGCCACACCGAAGAAGTATCAAAG gtttgtatgtttgtgtgttccttatag